The following proteins come from a genomic window of Melospiza georgiana isolate bMelGeo1 chromosome 3, bMelGeo1.pri, whole genome shotgun sequence:
- the CNIH4 gene encoding protein cornichon homolog 4 isoform X3 → MESVVFIFSLIDCCALIFLSVYFIITLSDLECDYINARSCCSKLNKWVVPEVIGHAVVTVLMLISLHWFIFLLNLPVATWNIYRYIMVPSGNMGVFDPTEIHNRGQLKSHMKEAMIKLGFHLLCFFMYLYSINQQSTS, encoded by the exons atGGAGTCGGTGGTCTTCATCTTTTCGCTGATCGACTGCTGCGCCCTCATCTTCCTCTCCGTCTACTTC ATAATCACGCTATCAGATCTGGAATGTGACTACATCAATGCTAGATCATGCTGCTCCAAGCTCAATAAA TGGGTGGTGCCTGAGGTGATTGGCCATGCTGTTGTCACTGTGTTAATGCTCATTTCATTGCACTGGTTCATCTTTCTCCTCAACCTGCCAGTGGCCACGTGGAATATATACAG GTACATTATGGTGCCAAGTGGAAACATGGGAGTGTTTGATCCCACAGAGATCCATAACCGAGGACAGCTGAAATCACACATGAAAGAAGCCATGATTAAGCTGGGCTTTCATCTGCTCTGTTTCTTCATGTACCTTTACAG tattaatCAACAGAGCACTTCTTGA
- the CNIH4 gene encoding protein cornichon homolog 4 isoform X2 — protein MESVVFIFSLIDCCALIFLSVYFIITLSDLECDYINARSCCSKLNKWVVPEVIGHAVVTVLMLISLHWFIFLLNLPVATWNIYRYIMVPSGNMGVFDPTEIHNRGQLKSHMKEAMIKLGFHLLCFFMYLYSMILALIND, from the exons atGGAGTCGGTGGTCTTCATCTTTTCGCTGATCGACTGCTGCGCCCTCATCTTCCTCTCCGTCTACTTC ATAATCACGCTATCAGATCTGGAATGTGACTACATCAATGCTAGATCATGCTGCTCCAAGCTCAATAAA TGGGTGGTGCCTGAGGTGATTGGCCATGCTGTTGTCACTGTGTTAATGCTCATTTCATTGCACTGGTTCATCTTTCTCCTCAACCTGCCAGTGGCCACGTGGAATATATACAG GTACATTATGGTGCCAAGTGGAAACATGGGAGTGTTTGATCCCACAGAGATCCATAACCGAGGACAGCTGAAATCACACATGAAAGAAGCCATGATTAAGCTGGGCTTTCATCTGCTCTGTTTCTTCATGTACCTTTACAG TATGATTCTGGCTTTGATAAATGATTGA
- the CNIH4 gene encoding protein cornichon homolog 4 isoform X1 has product MESVVFIFSLIDCCALIFLSVYFIITLSDLECDYINARSCCSKLNKWVVPEVIGHAVVTVLMLISLHWFIFLLNLPVATWNIYRYIMVPSGNMGVFDPTEIHNRGQLKSHMKEAMIKLGFHLLCFFMYLYRLVSKIAPKQQRDCLPAIFISSVPLV; this is encoded by the exons atGGAGTCGGTGGTCTTCATCTTTTCGCTGATCGACTGCTGCGCCCTCATCTTCCTCTCCGTCTACTTC ATAATCACGCTATCAGATCTGGAATGTGACTACATCAATGCTAGATCATGCTGCTCCAAGCTCAATAAA TGGGTGGTGCCTGAGGTGATTGGCCATGCTGTTGTCACTGTGTTAATGCTCATTTCATTGCACTGGTTCATCTTTCTCCTCAACCTGCCAGTGGCCACGTGGAATATATACAG GTACATTATGGTGCCAAGTGGAAACATGGGAGTGTTTGATCCCACAGAGATCCATAACCGAGGACAGCTGAAATCACACATGAAAGAAGCCATGATTAAGCTGGGCTTTCATCTGCTCTGTTTCTTCATGTACCTTTACAGGTTAGTTTCAAAAATTGCTCCCAAGCAACAAAGGGATTGTCTGCCAGCTATTTTTATCTCCTCTGTTCCACTGGTGTAA